The nucleotide sequence TCCGGTCATAGTGACAAGACCCTGACGCGCCGGTTCCTTTGTTTGGGCTGCCGCCGCCGCTATAGGCGCGGAACCCAAGCCCGCTTCGTTTGAGAATATTCCTCTGGCTACGCCTTTCTGCATAGCCAAAACCATTGCCCCAAGCATACCTCCGGCGGCTGCTTTAAAACCGAACGCTCCGGCTATAATCTCCCCGAACGCCGCCGGTATCGCCTTTATATTTACAATAAGAATAATTACGCAGACCGTAACATATAAGATTGCCATAAACGGAACGACAAATTCTGATACTGTTGAAATTCTCTTTATTCCACCGATGATTACAAGTCCTGTACAAACAGTAACAATAATTCCGGTTATAATAACAGTCCATGAATATTCCATTCCGAATATTTTAACCGTATTGCTCATGTTAGGGTCAAAAAAATTGTTTACAGCAGAAGATATTCCATTTATCTGAGTGAATGTTCCAAGTCCCAGCAGACCCACGCAGACGCCGAAAAACGCGAACAACTTTGCCAGCCACTTCCACTTTTTGCCCATTCCGTGTTCTATATAATAAAACGGGCCGCCCAAAACATGTCCGTCCGGCTCAATCACCCTATACTTAATCGCCAAAAGACCCTCTGAATATTTTGTCGCCATACCAAACAGTGCGGCAATAACCATCCAAAAAAGCGCGCCCGGACCTCCGGCACAAATTGCAGTCGCCACACCAACAATATTTCCGGTTCCTATAGTCGCCGACAAAGCGGTGCACAAAGCCGCAAAACTTGACACTTCTCCGTCGCCGTTCTCTTCGTTTTTTACTATAAATTTCAGCGCTTTGGGCAAATGTTTAATTTGCAGACCCCTGAGCCGAACAGTCAAATAAATACCAACTGCAATAATTAAAAGTATAAGAGGAAGCCCCCATACAAAATCATCTATTTTTGTTAAAACCCGACCTACGTTTTCAAGCATAATTTCCACCCTGTCTAATTCCCAAATAAT is from Monoglobus pectinilyticus and encodes:
- a CDS encoding alanine/glycine:cation symporter family protein is translated as MLENVGRVLTKIDDFVWGLPLILLIIAVGIYLTVRLRGLQIKHLPKALKFIVKNEENGDGEVSSFAALCTALSATIGTGNIVGVATAICAGGPGALFWMVIAALFGMATKYSEGLLAIKYRVIEPDGHVLGGPFYYIEHGMGKKWKWLAKLFAFFGVCVGLLGLGTFTQINGISSAVNNFFDPNMSNTVKIFGMEYSWTVIITGIIVTVCTGLVIIGGIKRISTVSEFVVPFMAILYVTVCVIILIVNIKAIPAAFGEIIAGAFGFKAAAGGMLGAMVLAMQKGVARGIFSNEAGLGSAPIAAAAAQTKEPARQGLVTMTGTFIDTIVICTMTGLCIVITGAWRPELALEGVGVTTYAFQNGLFFLPGAVPAFIIMLCLVFFAFTTILGWDYYSEKCLEYLSGGNLKAVKVYRWIYILAVFFGPYMTISAVWTIADIFNGLMALPNLIAIVALSGVIASETKKYFNKFGNR